From Amycolatopsis sp. WQ 127309:
CATCGCGGGCACGTCGTCGAGGCGGTCGAGCAGCCGCAGGACGTTGGCGGGCACCGCGCGCGGCGGGATCACCGGCGCCGGGTGGGCCAGCCGCCGCAGGTAGGCGTGCTCGTCGCCGGTCAGCCGCAGCGCCCGCCCGAGCGCGGCGAGGACCTGCTCCGAGGGCCGCGGCCCGCGGCCCTGCTCGAGCCGCACGTAGTAGTCGACGGAGATCCCGGCCAGCAGCGCGACTTCCGTGCGCCGCAACCCCGGCGTCTGGCGTCGCGGGCCGGGCACGAGCCCGACGTCGCCCGGCTGCAGCCGCGCCCGGCGGCTGCGCAGGAAACCGCTCAGTTCCACGCTGTCCACCGTGCCATCATCACCCCGGCCCGGGGTGGTACCGGCGGGCCTACCCCGGTCGCCCGGATCGGGACGAGCCTGGACGCATGACGATTCTGGTGACCGGAGCCCGCGGGAACGTCGCCCGCGCGCTGGTGGGACAGCTGCTCGACGCGGGGCAGGACGTCCGCGCGGCCGGCCGCGACCCGAGCCGCGCCCGGTTGCCCGACAGCGTCGAGGTGGTCGCGGCGGACCTGGCCCGGCCCGAGAGCTGGGACGCGGCGTTGAACGGCGTCACGAAGGTGTTCCTCTACGCCGGGACGGCCGGGCTCGGCGGGTTCCTCTCCCGCGCGGGCGGCCTGGCGCAGGTGGTCCTGCTGTCCGCGGCGGGCGCCGACCCGGCGTCGGACGACGCCATCACCCGCGCCCACGGCGAGGCCGAGCAGGCGGTGCGCGACGCGGGAGTCCCGTGGACGTTCCTGCGTCCGGGCGGGTTCGCGGCCAACCGGCTGCTGTGGACCGAGCCGATCCGGACGGCCGGCCTGGTGCGCGACCCGTTCCCCGGCTCGCACTCGGCGCTGATCCACGAGGCGGACATCGCCGCCGTCGCCGCGTGCGCGCTGACGGCGTCCGGGCACCTCGGCGCCGGGTACACGCTGACCGGGCCCGAGTCGCTGACCGTGCGGCGCCAGGCCGAGCTGATCGGGCTCGCCGCCGGCCGTCCGGTGCGCGTCGAAGTCCAGGACCTCGACGACTACCGCCGTGAGCTGACGGCAGCGTTCGAAGCCCGGGGGCTGGGCGCGGTCGGCTCGGCGGACGTCGTCGAAGCGCGGATCCGGCGGCTGGCGGCGCTGGTCGACCGGCCCCAGCCGACGACGGAGACGGTCCAGGCGGTGACCGGCCGCCCGGCGCGTGGCTTCGCCGAATGGGCCGCGGACCACGCCGCCGATTTCGGCTGACCGCTCAGGCTTCGTGCTCGCGCAGCAGCCGGCGGACGGCTTTCCGGTCACCCTCGATCGTGACGCGGCCGTCGGCGAGCGCGGCGTCGAGGCCACCGGGCTTTTCGAGCAGCGCGTTGAGGGTGCGCGGGTCGGTCCGGACGACGGCGTCCGGACCGGCCGGTTCACCCGGCTCGACGGTCAGCCGCCCGGGTTCGGTGCGGACCGTCCACACGCGACTGTCCAGTTCGACGCGGTAGCAGGCCTTCCCGCGCGGACGCGCGGAGCCGCGGAGGAACAGCAGCACCGACGTCGCGCCGAGCGTCGCATCCGGGGGGAGCGGGACTTGCGCGGCCCACGCGCCCAGCGCGAGCACGATCGGCTCCAGCTCCCGGCCCCACGCGGTCAGCTCGTAGACGGTCGAACCGGCGGGCGGCGGCAGCGTCCGGCGGGTCACGACGCCCCGGCCTTCAAGCTCGCGGAGCCGGTCGGTGACCAGGTTGGAACTGGCGCCCGGCAGCGCGCGGCGGACGTCGGAAAACCGTTGCGGCCCCAGGAGCAGCTCACGCACGACGAGCAGCGCCCACCGCTCCCCGACGACGTCGAGCGCGCGGGCGGTGGCGCACGCGTCTCCGTAGCTGCGACTGGTCGGCATGATGTCAATTTACAACCCCGAGGTTGTTTTTAACAACTACCGTGGCCTACGGTGAGGCTCCTGACGTCGAACGGAAGGAACCGGTCATGGCCTCTCCGGTCGTGCACTTCGAGATCATCGGCACCGACCCGGCCCGGCTGCGCGGGTACTACGGCGAGCTGTTCGGCTGGGAGTTCGACACGTCGGGCCCGGTGTCGGACCAGGTGTCGGAGCCGGGCGACTACGGCTTCGTGGATACGGACGGCATCCCGGGCGGCGTCGGCGGCGGCGCGTCCTTCGCGCGGCAGACCGTGTTCTACGTGGGCGTCCCGGACGTCGCGGCGGCGCTGGCGCAGGCCGAACGCCTGGGCGGCACGCGCCGCATGGGCCCGGACCGCGCGCCGGGCCGCGACCTGGTGGTCGCCCACTTCACCGACCCGGAAGGCAACCTGATCGGCCTCGCCGGCCCAGCCTGACGAAGGCTCAGTGCTCCTCGGCCGTGCCCTGGACGTCGGCGCGGCACGCCTCGAGGAACCGTTCGCCCGCTTCGCTGATCCCGGTCAGCACCCGGTCGAGACTTTCCTTGCGCACCAACGGTTCCCCGGCGTCCAGTTCGGCGAGGACGGCGTTCACGCCACCGCGGGCGGCCTTCCACAGTTCCTTGCCGCGCCGGCGTGGTTCGTCGGTCCCGAACAGTTCCACCTGGTTGTAGGCCTTGCGAAGCTCGCCGCGGCGTTCGCGCCACCTGTCCTCGATCACGTCCCGGTCCTTCAGCAGCCCCGGGAACTCCGCCCGGATCAGCTGGAACGCCTCCTCGCTCGCCGTCGAGAGGCCGGCGTACGCCTTGACGCGCTCGTCACGCAGCCAGGTGGCGCGGTCCGCCGCGCGCTTCAGCGCTTCGGTCCGCTGGGTCGCCTTCAGCTTGCGACCCTCCACGAACGTCGTGGTCAGCAGGGTCAGCACCACCCCGCCGAGCGTCGCGCCCACGGTGATCAGCTGCGTGGTCGTCCCGGAGTCCATGCCGGGATCATCCCAGGGCGTCGTAAACCGCCTGGACGTACGTGCCGCTGCGGTCGGAACCGATGATGCCCGGGCCCATCCGGTTCATCATGTACGAGATCGTCAGCCGCCGGTCGAGGTCCATGATGATCATCGAACCGCCCCAGCCGCCCCAGAAGCAGATGCGGCCGTCCGGGATCCACGGCACCGCCTCCCGCAGCGGCAGCCCGTAACCGATGCCCCAGCGCAACGGGACGCCGAGCCCGAGGTCGACGCCGTTGGCCTGCTCCTCGAAGATCACGTCGATCGTGTCCGGGCCGAGCAGGCGGACGCCGTCGACCGTGCCGCCGCGGGCCAGCGCCGACAGCATCCGCGCGACCGACCGCGCGTTGCCGTGCCCGTTCACCGCGCCCAGTTCCGCGCGGCGCCACGCCGGCGTGTTCGCGACGTTCGCGTCGATGACCGGCCCGGTCAGCGTCTTGACGATCACGCTGTCCGGGCCCAGCGCGACGAGGTCGAACTCCGCGGGCGGCGGCGGGACGACGTCCGCGATCCGGCCCCAGTCCGCCTCGGCGGCCCCGATCCGGAAGTCGGCACCCAGCGGCCCGGCGATCTCCTCGGCGACGAACGCCTTCAGCGGCTTCCCGCTCACCCGCCGGACGACCTCGCCGACCAGGTGCCCGAAGTTCGCCGCGTGGTAGCCCGAAGCCGTCCCGGGCGTCCACCACGGCGCCTGTGCGGCCATCCGGGCGGTCGACGTCTCCAGGTCGTAGAGGTCCTCGACCGCCGCGGGCTGCTCCAGGCCCGAGACGCCGGAGGTGTGCGACAGCAGGTGCCGGACCTCGACGTCCTCCTTGCCGTTGGCCGCGAACTCCGGCCAGTACCGCGCGACCGGTGCGTGGACGTCGAGGTCGCCGCGGTCGACGAGCATCAGCGCGGCCAGGCTGGTCACGGTCTTCGTCGTCGACCACACGTTGGTGATGGTGTGCTCGTCCCAGGTCAGCGTGCGCGCCTGGTCGCGGAAGCCGCCCCAGAGGTCGACGACGACGTCGCCGTCGAGGTCGACGACGAGGGACGCGCCCAGCTCGTCACCGGAGCCGACGTTCTTCTCGAGCGCGGCGCGGACGTCGTCGAAGCGGGCGTCGTGCGTTCCGTGGATGTCGGTCATGCGAGCTACGGTAAAACCTGACATCGATGTCAGGGGCAAGGGTGAATGTCGTGCGTTATCCCGGGTCGAGGTCCCGCGCCCGGTCGACGGCCACCATGTTCTCCTCCGCCCAGTCCCGCAGCGCGGCGAGCGGCACTTCGAGCGACCGGCCGAGGTCCGTCAGCCGGTAGTGCACCTTCGGCGGGACGGTTGCCTCCACTCGGCGCGCGACCAGGCCGTCGCGCGTCAGGCTCTGCAGGGTCACCGACAGCATCTTCTGCGAGACGCCCGGCATCCGCCGTTGCAGCTCGGCGAACCGCACTTCACCCGGCTCGGCCTCGGCCAGCACCTTGACCGCCATCGACGTCCACTTCGTGCCGATCCGGTCCAGCAGCCGGCGCGTCGGGCACTTCGGGTCGAAGAGGTCGCCTCGGCCGGAGGAGGTCACCTGGAGCTCACCACCTGTCGTGAAAGTGCCTTCTTGGCGCTTCGGATGCTGTTACCTACCGTTTGGTGGTAACCAATGGTAACTGCCGAGGAGACAGCGTGCGCGAGTATCGGGTCGAAGCGAACGGCATCGAGATCAACGTCGCCGACGCCGGGGAAGGGCCCGCGGTCCTGCTGCTGCACGGCTTCCCGCACACCTGGCGGCTCTGGTCGGCGGTCATCCCGCACCTGGCTCGCGACCACCGCGTCCTCGCGCCGGACCTGCGTGGACTCGGCGCGACCACGCGCGCCGACGGCGGTTACGACGCCGGAAACCTCGCCCTGGACGCCGAAGCCCTCCTCGACGCGCTGGGCGAGCCGACGGCTGCGGTCGTCGGCATCGACGCGGGCTCCCCGCCGGCGTTCCTGCTCGCGCGGCGACGCCCCGAGCGCGTCCGGCGGCTCGTCCTGATGGAGTCGCTGCTGGGCCGGCTGCCCGGCGCCGAAGCCTTCCTCGCCGGTGGCCCGCCGTGGTGGTTCGGCTTCCACGCCGTGCCCGGCCTCGCCGAGACGGTCCTGGCCGGCCACGAAGCGGACTACATCGGCTGGTTCCTCGACGCCGGTACGCGCGGCCGTGGGGTAGCACCGGAAATCCGCGAGCACTTCGTCGCCGCGTACACCGGGCGCGAATCCCTGCGGTGCGCGTTCGAGCACTACCGCGCCATGCCCACGAGTGCCGCGCAAATCGCGGAAGCCGGTCGTCTCACAGTGCCGACGCTGGCGATCGGTGCCCATCCGGTCGGCGACACCCTCGCGAACCAGTTGCGGCCGATCGCCGACGACCTCACGGCGCACCTCGTCGAGGACTGCGGGCACATCGTCCCGCTGGACCGCCCGGACGTCCTGGTGCCCCTGCTGGCTTCTTTCCTTGACCTCGACCTTGCTGGAGCTTCAAGACTGGCGCCATGACGATCTGGATCTGCGGAACCTGCGGGGTCGAGCACCCCGACACCGAACAACCCCCGGCCGGCGCGTGCGCGATCTGCGCGGACGAACGGCAATGGGTGCCCGCTTCCGGTCAGGTGTGGACCACGCTGGAGAAACTCGCGGCCGACAGCCGCGAAGTCGTGCACCACGAACTGGAACCGGGCCTGCACCGGTTCAACCGCGAACCGCCGTTCGGCATCGGCCAGTGGACGCACCTGGCGCAGACATCCGAAGGCAACCTGCTGTGGGACCCGCCCAACCACCTCGACCCGGCGCTGGTCGCGAAGATCGAGGAGCTGGGCGGGGCCGCGGTGATCGTGGCGAGCCACCCGCACATGTACGGCTCGCAGGTCAGCTGGAGCCACCGCCTCGGGCGCGTCCCGGTGCTGGTGCACGCCGCCGACCGGCGGTGGGTGCGGCGCGAGGACCCGGTGCTGCGGGAGTGGTCGGGCACCGAGCGGGTCCTGCCCGGCGTGACGCTCGTCGAGGCGGGCGGCCACTTCCCCGGCGCCGCCGTGGCCCACGTCGGCAACGACACCGGCGGCGTGCTGCTGACCGGCGACACGATCGTGCCCGTCGTGGACGCGGGGTGGGTGACGTTCATGCGCAGCTACCCGAACAAGATCCCGCTCTCCGCGGGGCTGGTGCGGCGGATCGTCAACCGGCTCGAGCCGTACGAGTTCGATCGGCTGTACGGCCTGCTGGGCGGGACGGTGCTCGGCGACGCGAAGGGCGCGGTGTGCCGGTCTGCGGAGCGCTACATCGACTGGGTGAGCGGCGCGAACGACCATCTCGGCTGAACGGAAATCGCGTACCCGAAAAGAAGTATTTCCTCGCCCCCTTCAATTTATAGCCGACCCCGGGGCTTGCGGCAAGGCCGGGGTGATGCCGCAGAATGGCCCGCCGTAGATCGTGAACAGGGGAAATGGGGATTCTGCAGTGCGTGTTTTGCTGACGACGTGGGGATCGCGCGGGGACGTCGAACCGCTGGTCGGGCTCGCGGTGGCGTTGCGGGAACTGGGGGCGGAGGCGCTGGTCGCGGCGCCGCCGGACGACGATTTCGTGGCGCTGCTGGACCGGGCCGGGGTCCCGTTGGTGCCGCTCGGACCGACGGTGCGTTCGGTGGTCGCCAACCCGGAACCGCCGACCGGGGCGGACGCGTTCAAGCTCGCTCCCGCGCTGGTCGCCGCGCGGTTCGAAACGCTCGGCGCGGTGGCCGGGGAATGTGACGTGCTGCTGGCGACCGGCCTGTTGCCGGCCGGCGCCCGGGACGTGGCCGAAAAGCGGGGAATTCCGTACGTGTACGCGTGTTTCCACATCTTCGGGCTGCCGTCGCGGCAGTTCGCGCCGGGGATGCGGCCGGGCACGCCGTCGCCCGAGGAGGAGACCGACCTCGAGGTGCGGTGGGCGCAGGACGCCGAGCGGGTGAACGCGCTGTACGGCCCGGAGCTGAACAGCCGGCGGGCGGCGATCGGCCTGCCGCCGGTGGACAACGTCCGCGACCACGTGTTCACCGACCGGCCGTGGCTGGCGGCGGACCCGGCGCTGTGCCCGTCCGAGGGCATGACGAACCTCGACCTCGTGCAGTCGGGCGCGTGGATCCTGCCCGACGACCGGCCGCTGCCGGCGGACCTGGAGGCATTCCTGGACGCCGGCGAACCGCCGGTGTACGTGGGCTTCGGCAGCATGGCCGCGTACGCCCCGGAGGGCATCGCCCGCGAAGCGACCGAAGCGGCCCGCGCACAGGGCCGCCGGGTGGTCCTGGGCCGCGGCTGGGCCGGCCTGACCGCGATCGACGACGCCGAGGACTGCTTCGTCATCGGCGAGGTCAACCAGCAGGCGCTGTTCCGCAGGGTGGCCGCGGTCGTCCACCACGGCGGCGCGGGCACCACGACCACGGCCGCCCGGGCGGGCGCGCCCCAGGTGGTGGTACCCCGGATCGCGGACCAGCCGTACTGGGCGGAGCGGGTGGCCGGGCTGGGCATCGGAGTAGCGCACGAGGGCCCGACCCCGACGGCCGAGTCACTGTCGGCCGCGTTCACCACGGCCCTGACACCCGAGATGCGGACCCAGGCCCAGGCGGTGGCGGGCACGATCCGCGACGACGGGGCGACGGTGGCCGCGAAGATGCTCCTCGACGTCGCGAGCCAGGGGCGTCAGTAGCCGCATGAGCCGCGCCGCGCGTCACACCCAGCGACGCGCGGCGCGGTTCGTTCGGCTCAGGCCCACGCATCCGACGGCGCCCGGCGCGGTTCGGCGAACGACGGTCGGCGTCCACTCCAGCACGTGAGCCGCGCCGCGTATCGCATTCGGCGGCGCGCGGCGCGGTTCGTTCGGCGATGGTGAGTCGCCCGGCCCGCGCATCACGGCTCAGGCGGTCGGGCGGCCCGCTCCCGCGTAGTCGTCGCCGTCCTTGCGGTACGTGTGGACCTGCACGGCCTGCCCGGTCTGCGGCGCGTCGATCATCTGCTGGTTGCCGATGTAGAGACCGACGTGGTGGATCTTCGTCGTCGGCTCGCCGTAGAAGATCAGGTCGCCCAGCTGCGGCTCGGTCACGTGCGCCACGCTGCGGTACTGCGTGTCCGCCGTGCGCATCAGCTTGACGCCTGCGCTCGCGTACGCCGCCGTCGTCAGGCCCGAGCAGTCGAAGCCCGGGTCGCCGCCGCCGGTGCCGTTGCCTCCCCAGATGTAGGGGAGGCCGATCTTGTCGATGGCGAAGTTGACCGCGCTCAGCACCGCCGCGTTCGGCGCCGCCGAGCCCTGGCCGACCGTGCCGTAGACGTTGACCGTCGCGAGCGTCCGGTGCAGGAACAGCGGCGCCGACTGCAGCGCGCTCACCGAGTCCCACCAGGTCTGCCCCTGGGAGAGGTCGTGGCCGTCGGCGCACAGCGCGCGGCCGGTGGACAGCGCCGCGTCGTCGATGTTCTGCACGTCCGGGGTGCCGCCCGACGCGCTCGTCTTGTACTTCCCCCAGATCGCCGGGGACAGCTGCATCGGCCCGGCGGCGTTCGCCGTCGAGACGACCTTGTTGTAGAAGTCGCGCACCTCGACCGTGCCGAGCGGCTTGCTCAGCACGCCGGCGGCACCCAGCTGCCCGCCCTGCGCGCGGCCGTGGTCGGAGGTGACCTTCCCGACCGCCGCCAGCGTCACCCACGACAGGTGGCAGCCCGGGATCTCCTTGGTCAGCGTCACCGTGGCCTGCGCGTAGCCGGTCATCGCGCGCAGCGGGATGTCGAGCCACTGGCTGGTCTTCGACGCCCACTCGTCGAACTCGCTCGCCTGCGGCAGCTTCGGCTGCGTCGGCGGCGGCGTGGTCGCTTTCGGGACCACCGTCGGGACCACCGACGGCATCGGCGCGGCCGTCGCGGCGGCGTTCTCGGCCGTCTCCTGCTTCGGCGCGAACTGGATCGCGACCACGAGCGCGGCCGCGATCACGACGACCGCGGCCACCACGATCCCGGCGCGGCGTCGGCGCGGCGGCGGTGTGTTCTCCGGGACGACCACGGGCTCTTCGCTCACCGCGCGGCTCCGGTCAGCCGGTCCAGCACGAAACCGCGCAGGCCGTCGAGGTCGGTGTCCATCGCGACCTCGATCAGCCGGCCGGGGGAGAACTGCGGATCCTCTTCGCCGAGCCGTCGCCGGTCGACCAGGGTCTGGCCGCGCGCCGGGCCCAGCCCGCAGTCGACGTCGACGCGGTGGGTCTCGGTGTGCAGGATCCCGGGCGAGATCGCCTCGGCGACCGCGACGGCGTCGTGCATGACCATCCGGTCCTCGCCGAAGATCCGCGTGTAGTGCCGGCGGTAGGTCGAGGTGAGCCCCTCCAGCGTCGCGCCGATCGGCCCGGACGCGGCGAGCTTCGCCAGCCACTCGGCGTCGACGGCGCACCGGTGCGTGAGGTCCAGCGGCACCAGCACCACCGGGACGTCGTCCTCGACCAGCACCCGCCGGGCCGCCTCGGGGTCGCTCCAGATGTTGAACTCGGCCGCCGCGGTGCTGTTGCCGAAAGTGACCCCACCGCCCATGACCACCAGCCGCGCGATCTTCTCCCGCGCGCCCGGGTGGGCGGCCAGCAGCGCGGCGATGTTCGTCAACGGCCCGATCGGCGCGATGGTCACCGGCTCGTCGGCCGCCTCGAGCAGCGCGAGGATGAGACTGACGGCGTCCCGCTCGTCGAGCGGCCGGGTCGCCTCGGGCAGGGTGTCCGCGTGGCCGGACAGGCCGTCGCCGCCGTGGACCTCTTTCGCGTCACGCGGCTTCGAGTACACCAGCGGGCGGGCGGCGCCGGCCGCGACCGGCACGTCGGTGCGGCCGAACAGCTCCAGCAGCCGGCGCGCGTTCGCCGTGGTCTTGTCCAGGGGCACGTTGCCGAACACGGTCGTCACGCCCAGGAGGTCGACGTCCGGCGAGACCGCGGCCAGCGCGATCGCCAGCGCGTCGTCGACGCCCGGGTCGGTGTCGATGATCAGCTTCGTGCCCATCCAGCTCCCCTTGCCTGTGAACCCGTCCCGCACACAGGTTACGGTCACCGGCATGACGTCGATGTGGGGTGCGCCCGCTCTTTCGCGGGTGCGGGCCTGGCGGCAGGCCCGCCGCGACCCGCGGCAGGCGAAGTTCCTGACCGCCGACTCGCTGCGCTGGGTCCTGCGCAACCACGCGTACACACCCTGGTACCTGGTCCGGTACTACCGGCTGCTCAAGTTCCGGCTCGCCAACCCGCACATCATCCTGCGCGGGATGCTGTTCCTCGGGAAGGACGTCGAGATCCACTGCCGCCCCGGCTACGGCCGGCTGGAGATCGGCCGCTGGGTCCACATCGGCGACGGCAACGCCATCCGCTGCCACGAGGGTTCGCTGCGGATCGGCGACAAGTCCGTGTTCGGCCGCCAGAACGTCATCAACTGCTACCTCGACATCGAGCTCGGCGCGGCCACCCTGGTCGCCGACTGGGTGTACATCTGTGACTTCGACCACGTCATTTCGGACATCCACGTGCCGATCAAGGACCAGGGCATCGTGAAGACGCCGGTCCGCATCGGCCCGGACACCTGGCTCGGCACCAAGGTCAGCGTCCTGAAGGGCACCCGCATCGGCCGCGGGTGTGTGCTCGGCGCCCACGCGGTCGTCCGCGGCGACATCCCGGACTACTCGATCGCGGTCGGCATGCCGGCCCGCGTCGTGCGCAACCGCGAAGACGACTACGCCGCCGACACCGCACGCCGCGAAGCGGTCGCCGACATGGCCCGCAAGGCGAACAAGGCCCTGCAGAAAACCCTCGGCGAGCAGTAGAACCACTCAGGTCTGCCGTCGTCGATCCGGCCATACTGACCGGGTGGGGGAAGTCCGTACGCTCTGGTCCTCGGTCGTGCTGGCGCTGTGTGCCGTGGGGCTGCTGCTCGTCGTCCCGTTCCTGGTCTTGCAGGGGTTCGTGGCGAGCTTCCCGGTGTTCGGCACGAGCACGCACGAGGGCGACGGCTACCTGACCTGGGCGGCCTGGCTCGGCGCCGGGCTGCCGCTGATCGGCGTCGTCGTGGCGGCTCTCGGGCGCCGCCGAGGGTGGACGTGGTTCTTCGGGAGCTGCCTCCTCGTGGCCGTCGCGGTCGCCGGGATGAACTGGGCCGAGCACGTCCGCCACGCCCCGCCCGCGCCGCCGGGGCCGCGCCACTGCGTCGAGCGCAGCGGCGGCGGCACCGAATGCCCGGGCGGCTGACTACTCCTCGAAGGTCATCTCCGGCGGCGGCCGGCGGAAGCCGCGGGTGATCGCCGCCAGGACGACGATGCCGATCGCCAGCCAGACCAAGCCGAAGATCAGCGCGATGCCGTCCAGGTTGACCAGCAGCCACAGATCGACCACGGCGCCGATCACCGGGAAGACCACCCAGGTCAGCACCCGTTTCCCGGACCGGTCGCGCAGCCAGGTCGCGATCACGCTGACGTTGACGAACGTGAACGCCGTGAACGCGCCGAAGTTGATGAACGACGTCGACGTGCTGACGTCCAGGGCCAGCGCGACCAGCCCGACGATCCCGGTCAGGACGATGCCGAACACCGGCGTCGCGAACTTCGGCTGGAGCTTGCCGAACACGCGCGGCAGCACGCCGTCGCGGCCCATCGCGTACATCAGCCGCGACGCGCTCGCCTGCGCGGCGATCCCGGACGCGAACTGCGCGACGACCAGGCCGGCGAGGAAGAACGACGCGAAGAGGTTGCCGCCGATCGTCGTCGCGATCTCGAACGCGGCGGACGACTCGTCGGTGAACGCGCTGCCCGGGTGGGCGAGCTGGGTGAAGTAGGCCAGCACGATGAAGATGCCGCCGCCGATCAGCGCGGTGAGCAGGATGGCGCGGGGGATCGTCTTGCGCGGCTCGATCGTCTCCTCGGTCAACGTCGTCACCGCGTCGAAGCCCAGGAAGGAGTACGTCGCGAGCGCGGCGCCACCGGAGATCGTGCCCAGCGTGGCACCCGGGTGGAAGAACGGCTGCGAGCTCGCCAGCGCGTCCCCGACGTGCAGCACCTGCTTGATCGAAAGCACGACGAAGAAGCCGATCACCAGGATCTGGAACGCCATCAGCACGAAGTTCGCCTTCTCGGCGATCTTGATGCCGAGCACGTTGAGGATCGTCGTCAGCAGGATAAAAGTGATCAACCAGATCCACTTGGGCACGCTGGGGAACTCGGCGGAGAGGTAGGCGCCGCCGATCAGCCAGATCACCATCGGCAGGAAGAAGTAGTCGAGCAGCACCGCCCAGCCGACGAGGAACCCGGCGCGCGCGTCGACCGCTTTCCGGACGTAGGTGTAGGCCGAGCCGGCGACGGGGTGGGTGGCGGCCATCTTCCCGTAGCTGGCCGCGGTGAACAGCATCGCGACCAGGGCGAGCAGGTACGCCGAGGGCACGGTGCCCTCGGTCGTCGTCGCGACGATGCCGAACGTGCCGAGCACGATCAGCGGCGCCATGTAGGCGAGCCCGAACAGGACGACGCCTGGCAGGCCGAGCCGGCGCTGCAGGGCGGCCGGGGCCGCGGCCGTGGAGGTCATCGGTCGTCTCCTTCTCGTGGACGCCAGCGGTCCGGGTCGATCCGGCCCTGGTAGAGCGGCAGGGGCAGCGGCGCGTCGGCCGGGGTGAACTGCTCCCACATCCGGTTGGTGCCCGCGGTGCCGTCCCGTCGGACGCGCGCCACCTCGTCGAGGTCGATCGTGTGCGCGAGGACGCCTTCGCCGGGTGCGGGCAGCGCGCCGAGGACGTCACCCTCCGGCCCGACGAGCAGGCTGTCGCCCATGCCGAGCGGCCCGGCCGTGTTCACGCTG
This genomic window contains:
- a CDS encoding hydrolase, with the translated sequence MTIWICGTCGVEHPDTEQPPAGACAICADERQWVPASGQVWTTLEKLAADSREVVHHELEPGLHRFNREPPFGIGQWTHLAQTSEGNLLWDPPNHLDPALVAKIEELGGAAVIVASHPHMYGSQVSWSHRLGRVPVLVHAADRRWVRREDPVLREWSGTERVLPGVTLVEAGGHFPGAAVAHVGNDTGGVLLTGDTIVPVVDAGWVTFMRSYPNKIPLSAGLVRRIVNRLEPYEFDRLYGLLGGTVLGDAKGAVCRSAERYIDWVSGANDHLG
- a CDS encoding bifunctional lysozyme/C40 family peptidase, giving the protein MVVPENTPPPRRRRAGIVVAAVVVIAAALVVAIQFAPKQETAENAAATAAPMPSVVPTVVPKATTPPPTQPKLPQASEFDEWASKTSQWLDIPLRAMTGYAQATVTLTKEIPGCHLSWVTLAAVGKVTSDHGRAQGGQLGAAGVLSKPLGTVEVRDFYNKVVSTANAAGPMQLSPAIWGKYKTSASGGTPDVQNIDDAALSTGRALCADGHDLSQGQTWWDSVSALQSAPLFLHRTLATVNVYGTVGQGSAAPNAAVLSAVNFAIDKIGLPYIWGGNGTGGGDPGFDCSGLTTAAYASAGVKLMRTADTQYRSVAHVTEPQLGDLIFYGEPTTKIHHVGLYIGNQQMIDAPQTGQAVQVHTYRKDGDDYAGAGRPTA
- a CDS encoding helix-turn-helix domain-containing protein — translated: MTSSGRGDLFDPKCPTRRLLDRIGTKWTSMAVKVLAEAEPGEVRFAELQRRMPGVSQKMLSVTLQSLTRDGLVARRVEATVPPKVHYRLTDLGRSLEVPLAALRDWAEENMVAVDRARDLDPG
- a CDS encoding serine hydrolase; the protein is MTDIHGTHDARFDDVRAALEKNVGSGDELGASLVVDLDGDVVVDLWGGFRDQARTLTWDEHTITNVWSTTKTVTSLAALMLVDRGDLDVHAPVARYWPEFAANGKEDVEVRHLLSHTSGVSGLEQPAAVEDLYDLETSTARMAAQAPWWTPGTASGYHAANFGHLVGEVVRRVSGKPLKAFVAEEIAGPLGADFRIGAAEADWGRIADVVPPPPAEFDLVALGPDSVIVKTLTGPVIDANVANTPAWRRAELGAVNGHGNARSVARMLSALARGGTVDGVRLLGPDTIDVIFEEQANGVDLGLGVPLRWGIGYGLPLREAVPWIPDGRICFWGGWGGSMIIMDLDRRLTISYMMNRMGPGIIGSDRSGTYVQAVYDALG
- a CDS encoding nucleoside hydrolase, which translates into the protein MGTKLIIDTDPGVDDALAIALAAVSPDVDLLGVTTVFGNVPLDKTTANARRLLELFGRTDVPVAAGAARPLVYSKPRDAKEVHGGDGLSGHADTLPEATRPLDERDAVSLILALLEAADEPVTIAPIGPLTNIAALLAAHPGAREKIARLVVMGGGVTFGNSTAAAEFNIWSDPEAARRVLVEDDVPVVLVPLDLTHRCAVDAEWLAKLAASGPIGATLEGLTSTYRRHYTRIFGEDRMVMHDAVAVAEAISPGILHTETHRVDVDCGLGPARGQTLVDRRRLGEEDPQFSPGRLIEVAMDTDLDGLRGFVLDRLTGAAR
- a CDS encoding VOC family protein yields the protein MASPVVHFEIIGTDPARLRGYYGELFGWEFDTSGPVSDQVSEPGDYGFVDTDGIPGGVGGGASFARQTVFYVGVPDVAAALAQAERLGGTRRMGPDRAPGRDLVVAHFTDPEGNLIGLAGPA
- a CDS encoding glycosyltransferase — translated: MRVLLTTWGSRGDVEPLVGLAVALRELGAEALVAAPPDDDFVALLDRAGVPLVPLGPTVRSVVANPEPPTGADAFKLAPALVAARFETLGAVAGECDVLLATGLLPAGARDVAEKRGIPYVYACFHIFGLPSRQFAPGMRPGTPSPEEETDLEVRWAQDAERVNALYGPELNSRRAAIGLPPVDNVRDHVFTDRPWLAADPALCPSEGMTNLDLVQSGAWILPDDRPLPADLEAFLDAGEPPVYVGFGSMAAYAPEGIAREATEAARAQGRRVVLGRGWAGLTAIDDAEDCFVIGEVNQQALFRRVAAVVHHGGAGTTTTAARAGAPQVVVPRIADQPYWAERVAGLGIGVAHEGPTPTAESLSAAFTTALTPEMRTQAQAVAGTIRDDGATVAAKMLLDVASQGRQ
- a CDS encoding alpha/beta fold hydrolase; the encoded protein is MREYRVEANGIEINVADAGEGPAVLLLHGFPHTWRLWSAVIPHLARDHRVLAPDLRGLGATTRADGGYDAGNLALDAEALLDALGEPTAAVVGIDAGSPPAFLLARRRPERVRRLVLMESLLGRLPGAEAFLAGGPPWWFGFHAVPGLAETVLAGHEADYIGWFLDAGTRGRGVAPEIREHFVAAYTGRESLRCAFEHYRAMPTSAAQIAEAGRLTVPTLAIGAHPVGDTLANQLRPIADDLTAHLVEDCGHIVPLDRPDVLVPLLASFLDLDLAGASRLAP
- a CDS encoding SDR family oxidoreductase, which encodes MTILVTGARGNVARALVGQLLDAGQDVRAAGRDPSRARLPDSVEVVAADLARPESWDAALNGVTKVFLYAGTAGLGGFLSRAGGLAQVVLLSAAGADPASDDAITRAHGEAEQAVRDAGVPWTFLRPGGFAANRLLWTEPIRTAGLVRDPFPGSHSALIHEADIAAVAACALTASGHLGAGYTLTGPESLTVRRQAELIGLAAGRPVRVEVQDLDDYRRELTAAFEARGLGAVGSADVVEARIRRLAALVDRPQPTTETVQAVTGRPARGFAEWAADHAADFG
- a CDS encoding winged helix-turn-helix transcriptional regulator — its product is MPTSRSYGDACATARALDVVGERWALLVVRELLLGPQRFSDVRRALPGASSNLVTDRLRELEGRGVVTRRTLPPPAGSTVYELTAWGRELEPIVLALGAWAAQVPLPPDATLGATSVLLFLRGSARPRGKACYRVELDSRVWTVRTEPGRLTVEPGEPAGPDAVVRTDPRTLNALLEKPGGLDAALADGRVTIEGDRKAVRRLLREHEA